A section of the Hemitrygon akajei chromosome 8, sHemAka1.3, whole genome shotgun sequence genome encodes:
- the rpp38 gene encoding ribonuclease P protein subunit p38, whose amino-acid sequence METPAKVVQKGVRKIRPPKAKVSFSNPFAFDWRPLNKGSREFFLKKLQETFQQINLYKQESIQKPRKLRATKTSKNQENRNMEGSVEGIREGQKIEDLKEGDKMIRGPETKQGWTNVELRKQLAIGINEVTRGLEKDKLCLVLVCKSVKPPIMTQHLIQLSVSRTVPACQVPQLSETMAPLLGLKSILALGFKKNSETFIEMINAIGPQVPPLNISWMQESQQVESAEEMETEFEGTNEMPVTKELDVAFPQSQKRKFCEIASKDSPVEFCSATKKKAGMLLLPLKIKKVIPNPNKIRKPKKKKK is encoded by the coding sequence ATGGAAACCCCAGccaaagtagtgcaaaaaggggtACGGAAAATACGACCTCCAAAGGCCAAGGTTTCTTTcagcaatccttttgcttttgaTTGGAGGCCTTTGAACAAGGGAAGCAGGGAATTCTTCTTAAAGAAGTTGCAGGAAACCTTTCAACAGATTAATCTGTACAAACAGGAATCAATTCAGAAGCCTAGGAAACTAAGAGCTACCAAGACATCAAAAAATCAAGAAAATAGAAATATGGAAGGGAGTGTTGAAGGAATCAGAGAAGGCCAGAAGATTGAAGACTTGAAAGAAGGTGATAAAATGATTAGGGGCCCAGAGACCAAGCAAGGATGGACTAATGTGGAACTTCGGAAACAGCTGGCTATTGGAATCAATGAAGTAACTCGAGGCTTAGAGAAGGACAAATTATGTTTGGTTCTGGTGTGCAAGTCAGTAAAACCTCCTATTATGACCCAGCATCTCATTCAGCTAAGTGTAAGTAGAACAGTCCCTGCCTGTCAAGTTCCCCAACTGAGTGAAACTATGGCGCCTTTATTGGGCTTAAAATCTATACTTGCTCTGGGTTTTAAAAAGAATTCAGAAACTTTTATTGAAATGATTAATGCTATTGGCCCACAGGTGCCACCTTTAAATATTTCATGGATGCAGGAAAGTCAGCAAGTTGAAAGTGCTGAAGAAATGGAGACAGAGTTTGAAGGGACCAATGAAATGCCAGTGACCAAAGAATTGGACGTTGCATTTCCACAAAGTCAGAAGCGTAAATTCTGTGAAATTGCATCAAAAGACAGTCCTGTGGAATTCTGTAGTGCAACAAAGAAAAAAGCAGGAATGCTGTTGCTGCCTTTAAAAATAAAGAAAGTAATTCCAAATCCAAATAAAATTCGGAAgccaaagaagaaaaagaaataa